The Cohnella abietis genome has a segment encoding these proteins:
- a CDS encoding response regulator transcription factor, with translation MYKVLLVDDESLVLKSLEAGIDWKKSGFYVAGKANNGVKALQLVKELKPHVVFTDIRMPGISGLELIKKIKELDSTIQIIVISGYAEFAYVQKSLNYGVLGYCLKPFDDYEIDMLLNTASKAVEEIKQKRESYLLELFEEYTTDNSQSTFLTILSEEGLTAEALHVVVSIGKGKLCFNENAKYIAINIGSARSGYIVQCPNLDSMLSTDASLIPEGIQGIGIAQAARNMNSIMKSMEKATIKAWDFFIHGRKNVFIDHDDIKDDKAHQMMKQLEKAISNKDSALLQAKLDEMLIVENKQSLSILDALKIHNIVTFYASTDHSSSPKEEYIFSKEQLNTLFHSFESMIESLKKLIKDLEKSDSLQNESKTYNASLREVIKYINEHYRNDISIQSISKNFYLNPNYLSQLFKRELDVTFTEYLTTVRLQEAKGLLRSTGLTIGEIADQIGFRDYFYFIRLFKKHVQLTPKQYRNQDKPEARKVHSKPHSEDRS, from the coding sequence ATGTATAAAGTGCTGCTTGTGGATGATGAAAGTCTTGTTTTAAAAAGTCTCGAAGCCGGTATTGATTGGAAGAAGTCGGGCTTCTACGTAGCTGGGAAAGCGAACAACGGCGTTAAAGCCCTTCAACTGGTCAAAGAATTAAAGCCTCATGTTGTATTCACAGATATTCGGATGCCTGGTATTTCCGGCTTAGAGCTTATTAAGAAAATTAAGGAGCTAGACAGTACCATTCAGATCATTGTCATTAGCGGTTATGCCGAATTTGCGTATGTACAGAAATCTTTGAATTACGGCGTGTTAGGCTATTGCCTTAAACCGTTTGACGATTATGAAATTGATATGCTGCTCAATACCGCCTCCAAAGCGGTTGAAGAGATCAAACAAAAGCGAGAGAGCTATTTACTTGAGCTATTCGAAGAATACACAACCGATAATTCCCAGTCGACATTCCTTACTATTTTATCCGAAGAAGGATTAACGGCCGAAGCTCTTCATGTCGTTGTCTCTATTGGAAAAGGAAAATTGTGCTTTAATGAGAACGCGAAATATATAGCGATTAATATCGGGAGCGCAAGAAGCGGCTATATTGTTCAATGCCCCAACCTAGACTCTATGCTAAGCACGGATGCTTCTCTTATTCCCGAAGGCATTCAAGGGATCGGTATTGCTCAAGCTGCACGAAATATGAACAGCATAATGAAAAGCATGGAGAAAGCTACAATTAAAGCTTGGGATTTCTTCATCCACGGTCGTAAGAATGTATTTATAGATCATGACGACATAAAAGACGATAAAGCCCATCAAATGATGAAGCAGCTAGAAAAAGCCATTTCCAATAAAGACTCTGCCCTATTACAGGCTAAGCTCGACGAAATGCTGATTGTGGAAAATAAACAAAGTCTGAGCATTCTAGACGCTCTTAAAATTCATAACATTGTAACCTTCTATGCCTCTACTGATCATTCGAGCTCTCCGAAGGAGGAGTATATTTTCAGCAAGGAGCAGCTTAATACTCTCTTTCATAGCTTCGAATCCATGATTGAGAGCTTGAAGAAGCTTATTAAAGACCTCGAAAAGTCAGATAGCTTACAAAACGAAAGTAAAACGTATAACGCAAGCTTAAGAGAGGTCATCAAATATATTAATGAGCATTACCGAAATGATATTTCCATTCAAAGCATTTCAAAAAACTTTTATTTGAATCCAAACTATTTAAGCCAGCTGTTCAAAAGAGAATTAGATGTTACATTCACCGAGTATCTCACTACAGTACGCCTGCAGGAAGCCAAAGGTCTACTTCGGTCCACGGGTCTAACCATTGGTGAAATTGCAGATCAAATTGGGTTCAGAGATTATTTCTACTTTATAAGATTATTCAAGAAGCACGTGCAGCTAACTCCTAAACAATATAGAAACCAAGATAAGCCAGAAGCGCGCAAGGTACATTCCAAGCCACATTCGGAGGATCGCTCATGA
- a CDS encoding extracellular solute-binding protein, which translates to MIRIKALFAPPLAVILLLTSITVSCSKPVITNELPSESIIKEEPSPYSEHMEISVALWDLAENMTKEDPLIDQLENKLNITIKPITITGANYVQQIQMWASSGQLPDIFSVDAVNSQYYRNWRDRGVIKSLPNDLSAYPYLQQYLSTPEYQDLKDDDQLYFIPRQTYDSTDYNLFDRMVFYRWDLAQKAGITKEPETWEEFRAMLKAIVDQDPENKNITGITSVGNLLLGGLFWLYSSPAATSDGSGNDFKWIKEDGKYIPAVFSKNSIESLKLLRDFYTSGLIDPDLPITRGDMGRDKFAQGEAAALITAGGSFQAIDINIYKERWLKIHPDENAFYDKIKILKPLKSMDGNRYHAIFRTFWSESYISAKVDDKKMNRILQLFDYMNSPEFLEMRRFGMKDVDYTKSNNKITVIDPTDSVLTKYKPFSSLANLLHWDGMFKLSEDFAGISAEAHEAQQEFINYSMSMTSKQEYDNRLTQMSTPTKDGFTLFDSEDMIRVMISKLPVEVIWNDIINSYKAKGLDKMIREVNAKAKEMGIN; encoded by the coding sequence ATGATAAGAATAAAGGCACTATTTGCCCCTCCCCTAGCTGTAATCTTGTTACTTACATCCATAACAGTTAGCTGCAGCAAGCCCGTTATTACGAATGAACTACCGAGTGAATCAATTATCAAAGAAGAACCTTCACCTTATTCGGAGCATATGGAGATTTCTGTCGCGCTATGGGATCTTGCTGAAAACATGACTAAAGAGGACCCGTTAATTGATCAACTGGAAAATAAACTTAACATTACAATCAAACCGATCACCATTACGGGAGCGAATTATGTTCAACAAATTCAGATGTGGGCTTCTTCTGGCCAGCTACCCGATATATTTTCTGTTGATGCGGTCAACTCTCAGTATTATAGAAATTGGAGAGATCGTGGCGTGATCAAATCACTCCCGAATGACTTGTCGGCATACCCTTATCTTCAACAGTATTTGTCTACTCCTGAATATCAAGATCTTAAGGACGATGATCAGCTTTATTTTATCCCACGGCAAACCTATGACAGCACTGACTATAATCTATTCGACAGGATGGTATTCTATAGATGGGATCTTGCTCAGAAAGCAGGCATTACTAAAGAGCCTGAGACCTGGGAAGAGTTCAGAGCTATGCTTAAAGCCATTGTTGACCAAGACCCTGAAAACAAAAATATAACCGGCATTACGAGCGTAGGAAATTTACTGCTTGGTGGACTATTCTGGCTGTACAGCTCTCCCGCTGCAACAAGCGATGGGAGTGGGAACGATTTTAAATGGATTAAGGAAGATGGAAAGTATATCCCAGCGGTTTTCTCCAAAAATTCTATTGAGTCCTTGAAATTGCTTAGAGATTTCTATACTTCTGGTTTAATAGATCCTGATCTTCCGATTACTCGAGGGGATATGGGAAGAGATAAATTCGCTCAGGGCGAGGCTGCGGCATTGATTACCGCGGGTGGTTCGTTTCAGGCTATCGACATTAACATTTACAAAGAGAGATGGCTCAAGATTCATCCTGACGAGAATGCATTTTACGATAAAATTAAAATACTAAAGCCTTTAAAATCTATGGACGGCAACCGTTACCACGCTATTTTTAGAACCTTCTGGTCCGAAAGCTATATATCAGCGAAAGTCGACGATAAGAAAATGAACCGTATTTTGCAGCTATTCGACTACATGAACTCGCCAGAGTTTCTGGAAATGAGACGATTTGGTATGAAGGATGTTGATTACACTAAAAGTAACAATAAGATAACTGTTATTGACCCTACAGATAGCGTACTAACGAAGTATAAACCCTTCTCATCGCTTGCTAATTTGCTGCATTGGGATGGCATGTTTAAGCTTAGTGAGGATTTCGCCGGTATTTCTGCGGAAGCTCATGAAGCGCAGCAGGAGTTTATTAATTATTCCATGAGCATGACAAGCAAACAGGAATACGATAATCGTTTAACGCAGATGTCGACTCCGACAAAGGACGGTTTCACACTCTTCGACAGTGAAGATATGATCAGGGTTATGATCAGTAAGCTTCCAGTCGAGGTCATTTGGAATGATATCATTAACAGCTATAAGGCTAAGGGTCTAGATAAGATGATCCGAGAAGTGAATGCTAAAGCTAAGGAAATGGGCATTAATTAG
- a CDS encoding lipoate--protein ligase: MRFISNNNITDPSLNLALEEYILRSLPDTDDYLLFYINEPSIIIGKNQNTVEEINAEYVEENGIHVVRRLSGGGAVYHDHGNLNFSFIMKDDGQSFHNFKKFTQPVVQALRELGVEAELTGRNDLQVGERKISGNAQFSTRGKMFSHGTLLFDSEIENVVSALKANAEKYVSKATKSIRSRVANISEFLDEPMTVEQFKQSLLTSLFEGEKEIPYYELSEQDWANVRKLADERYRSWEWNYGRSPAFNVRQTKRIEGAGTFDVRLQVEDGVIADATIYGDFFGRGDSSELAAKFVGTRYDASALSTLLDDIDLSYYCGPVTKEQWLELML; the protein is encoded by the coding sequence ATGCGTTTCATTAGCAACAATAACATAACAGATCCGTCGCTTAATTTGGCGTTAGAAGAATATATATTGCGTTCTCTTCCTGATACTGACGACTACCTATTGTTCTATATCAATGAGCCGTCGATTATCATCGGTAAAAATCAGAACACTGTTGAGGAGATTAACGCCGAATATGTAGAGGAAAATGGAATTCACGTCGTTCGTAGGCTTTCGGGAGGCGGCGCAGTATACCACGATCATGGTAATTTAAATTTCAGCTTTATTATGAAGGACGACGGCCAATCGTTCCATAATTTCAAGAAGTTTACCCAGCCTGTTGTTCAAGCACTGCGCGAGCTGGGAGTAGAGGCGGAATTGACTGGGCGTAATGATCTTCAGGTTGGCGAACGTAAAATATCCGGAAACGCACAATTCTCGACTAGAGGTAAAATGTTCAGCCATGGGACACTTCTGTTCGATTCGGAAATCGAGAATGTCGTCTCCGCGCTGAAAGCGAATGCCGAAAAATACGTCTCTAAAGCAACCAAATCCATTCGCAGTAGAGTCGCCAACATTTCAGAATTTCTGGATGAGCCAATGACCGTCGAGCAATTCAAGCAAAGCCTCCTGACCTCCCTATTCGAAGGGGAGAAGGAAATTCCTTATTATGAGTTAAGTGAGCAGGACTGGGCGAATGTTCGTAAGCTTGCGGATGAGCGTTATCGGAGCTGGGAGTGGAACTATGGACGTTCGCCGGCCTTTAATGTACGGCAGACCAAACGTATCGAAGGTGCGGGAACGTTCGATGTTCGATTGCAGGTTGAAGATGGCGTCATAGCAGATGCAACGATCTATGGTGACTTCTTCGGCCGAGGCGACAGCAGCGAGCTAGCCGCTAAGTTTGTAGGAACCCGCTACGATGCCTCTGCTCTAAGTACGCTACTCGATGACATCGACCTGTCCTATTACTGCGGACCAGTAACGAAGGAGCAATGGCTAGAATTGATGCTATAG